CTAATTTTACCTTGTTTATGGAGTGATTCAATGAAGAAATAGTTAAAAACCATGACAATGCTTCTTGTTTATAGGCAGAGTGATCGTACATTATCATCTATACGTCAATTGTTTGATAACATTCTGTGTTATCAAACAATTCATACTTGTTAaggaacggtttactcatgcgtatgtATAAGGATCGCGAATTCCACAGAAGGCAACCTACTCGCAACAAACATTTATGCATTTTCACAGACATAATATAGCACCTAGATGAGATCTGCTATACAACAGTAATGTATCTTGAAGCAACCAATAGATTGTACTTTTCACTATCCTTCGCCTTTCTGGAAACTTCGAACAATGGTTGAactaggtccgaaactagtcggaagATCAAATACTCATAAACCGTTCTTAAATCCAATTCCCTaaagttattataatgatatcaAACAAATGGCATACAACAGTGTTTCGGCAAAGTCCGATATACATAATGGTCTCCAAGAAAACAAGGCAAACTTCTAAAATGATAGCTATCgcatacatattatttttgaagatccACCATCCAGCGATTTgcttaaaaacaaacttatagaCTTATAGTATCAGTATCAACATAAATGGATTACCAAACACTGCATCATATCACTGCATTATCAATGTTGCAGTTATTATTTGCAAAATCAGCAATCTAATCAGGAATTTATTCGTTGTTTAGTTGTTTACAAGACATTCAATTTCGGATAATGAGTTGCATGTTCCTTGCATTTGATAAGACATATATTATCTTGTATGTATCAATCTTTTAATTTCAACACATGTATGGATGGAAAATTCACAGGATTGTTGCTTTTTGACATCTTTATGAAACCGTACTTTACTGTGACCTCTTAGAATACAGATTGTTACAAGTGAGATAGTTTTATCAGGCTTTTGAATACTTTTGATCAGTATGAAAAGTTGAACATGTAGAAGTACAAGTAATTCACAGTAAACTTATATCGTATACGCAGCTAAATAGATTTAATGGGTTCCAGATTAAATTTTCGCCCGACAAATACTTAATAGTCTTggaaagtcaaaataaaatacttatatttagaTCTAGATGTAAACTACAAATAACTTATTTCCTCCTCCAAGGTGTTTGCGGTCAGATAATCCCGTGGAACTTCCCGCTGCTGATGGCGGCGTGGAAGCTGGGCCCCGCGCTGGCCACGGGCTGCACGGTGGTCATGAAGCCCGCCGAGCAGACGCCGCTCACCGCGCTCTACCTCGCGCAACTCGTCAAGGTatcataataacaaacaaaattgaataaaaaataatcataattataagaCAATCTTTTCAGCtctttaatattagtaggtacaCTTCTAAAATGGGCCGTAAGATCAACACGTGCACGAGATctgtataattttgaaaatcaatcTGATTAAAGTAGCCTACTGACTTACATAACATATTCCTtcgccattttaaaatataaagaagcaATAAAATGAAGTATTCGGAAATTATTCTTCAGATCGGAAATGAAAAGTAGCTTCACAAAAACTACCTTAAAGTTGGATAAGTCAGCTTCTTCTCTATCCCTCAATCCTGAAGCTTGATAGCTTATGCGTTAAAGATTTTCAATTGTAATCATTATTTGTAGGAAGCTGGCTTCCCGGCGGGAGTGGTCAACATGTTGCCGGGCTACGGCGAGGCTGGCGCCGCGCTCGTCGACCATCCTGATGTCAACAAGATCGCCTTCACtggtaaaacattatttatatcattataatgTACGTGTGTATGTCCCTGAACTTCTGCGAAGCAGGACCAATTTGAAGGTATTTTTCTGCCTTATTATGATGAGCCCctgtattatttgaaatttcagCTGAAAAAAGTCCTAATCGCTTGGAATATTATGCAGGAAATCGTCTGTCAGGGTCGCTATTATTGCTATAACTAGGTATTTTTCATACCATCTTACAAACTGTTCTCTCACTTTTACCTGTtcctttattttcttatatataataataaattgctgttcgttagtctcgctaaaactcgagaatggctgaaccgaattggcttattttagtcttgaaatattcgtaccagtccAGGGAAGCTTTAGACGGGAAAAGAAAATGAGAAACGTGGAAAAAAtgcgaaaaagaaaaaagtattacgcgggtgaaacctcgggtaacagctagtctgTAATAAAATCTTGCATTCCAACTCCCGATTTCACATTGTGCTGAAATTTTACGTATCAAAATAGACAGATTTTAATTCCACATTTCTTCAGGTATCTCCAAACATCTCTATAATACCTTTACCTACAGGATCGACGGAGGTAGGCAAGTTGATCCAGCGCAACTCGGCGGGCTCAGTGAAGCGCATCACTCTGGAACTCGGCGGCAAGTCACCCAACATTATCTTCGCCGACACCGATCTGGAGAAGGCAGTGGAAGCCGCTCACTTCGCGCTCTTCTATAACATGGGACAGTGCTGCTGTGCTGGTACGTACGAACAAGAAACTAAACatgtacaaatgtttgtgttttctTAATTGTCCGGATAGCCGAATGTTATCCCCGCCTAGGACAAACTTTTGTGTgcaccacgaatgcttgtttcgAGACTTGAAAGAATGCTTGTCTTTGTGCGTGGGACTTATATGTTTGTTGAAACCACCCGCGAAACCCACAAaaacgattaaattccttactgaaGGAGtggtttatacaaaataataataataagaattgcatttaataattttcttcgaTGAGTACTTATTAAGTTTATGATAAAATGTCTATTTAATACTTACCATAaattcaacatttatttatataattatttgtaatttataacacaaaattataGATGATTCGAAACGATGCCATAGAACATGTAATAAACTatgcaataaacaataaaaaaaaacacaagtgtaaataaaatatgtagaaacTAACTATAGGTAAATAGGTACAATAATTAATCTTATGAAGTCATATCATTAACATGTAGGTGACGCTGTCGTCGCTATATAAATATTAGCTAGTTATAGATGTCaaataactacattaaaaagCAAATGTATTTTCACGACTTTACCATTATAGTAACATATTTGTGTATTAGGTTCGAGAACATTCGTTGAGGACAAAATCTACGACAAGTTCGTTGAGCTGGCGGCAGAGCGCGCCAAGAGGCGTGTGGTCGGAGACCCCTTCAAACCCGAAACTGAACAGGGACCTCAGGTAAATCgctattttcatataattctcATATCTAAAATTAATCTCCAGAGATGTAatgtataattgtataaaatataaatgtatatgaatACCTTTGAATTAATAAAGAACACATATCGAATCGCGGCTGGCAATAAGTAGAATGTCACGTGAGGACTTCtgtatttatcttaatttgGAATCACGAAGGGTTCAAAGAAGTAGCTTAACAATGATCGTGCGACTGCCAAGTCACAGTAGTCACAAATGAATCGTAAAACGGTGAACTGAAACATCGTTATGAAACACAAATTCGTTATGTCTTGCCCCCAGATCGACGCCGAACAGTACAACCGTATCCTAGGCCTTATTGAGAGCGGCAAGCGTCAGGGCGCCAAGCTGGTGACCGGCGGCAGCAAGGCCGGCGATGTCGGGTACTACGTGCAGCCCACCGTCTTCAGCGATGTCAAGGATGATATGGACATCGCTACCACCGAGGTACGTAGAATACACATGATATTGTTCTTTTCAAGGCAAAAGGATGTGAAAATACTTGGGGCCCAAAAAGTGCCCGCGAAATGTTTGTAAGTCACCTGTGACCTAAGaagaatattatataatgtCTCCACAaccaaaaaagtttaaaactaaataaggattctattatgagtacaagacaactggtaaatattctaatttgttttaaactacattcagaaatagaaaaattacacATAGAGTCGGCAGTTTTTTCACAGGTGGGAATCGagcccacgacctccggtatagcattCAGGGTCattaaccaatttaaaaaaccaaCTTCTATCTTCCATATTTTTTACCTCTATCTAAATGCTcataaaactgaatttataatAACCACACAACTATGTTATACATAACATTTCCAGATCTTCGGTCCAGTGCAGCAGATCATGAAGTTCTCTCAGATCGACGAGGTGATCGAGCGCGCCAACACCTCGGAGTACGGCCTCGCCGCCGCCGTCTTCACTAAGGACCTCGACAGGACCAACTATATTGTGCAGGTTCGTTATAATTATAACGGCGTAGACCATTTTCAagttcaattctttattgcatacagTTCATGTTAAATAGGTGGTTAACTGAGTTTACAGCTTAATTGTAGACCCTGTCAGGCACAGTGTATACGTAAATTAGAGCAATAGCCAggttttttgcttttataaactCTTAAAATGTATGTCAAGTATAATTTTACTACTTTTAAGGGCTGGTCCGTACGTTTTCTTATTGGtgaaagaaaattacaaaaaattatcttattttttttgcagaggCTCCGAGCAGGCACAGTTTGGGTGAACGACTACAACGTATTCAACCCTCAGATCCCCTTCGGCGGGTACAAGCAGTCCGGTATCGGCCGCGAGAACGGACCCTACGGTATCAACAACTACACGGAAGTTAAAGCGGTCGTCACCAAGCTTACTGACAAAACCTCGTAAATTATTACAAGCTATCGATGAATAATTTGAACAATAACTGTAAGAAATAATATGCGTATTTTACCTATCAGGTAGTTGCACCACGCGGTGCTATTCAAGGATAAAAAGTAGGTAGTATGTAAgttcaaatttcaattaatatcaTCAAAAATGATACAGTCGTTTAAGAGTGAAAGAGTAATTAACATACACTCAGACTTACGTTTTGTGACAGGCGTTTTCCTTGCTTATTCCAAACAGCTCGAAAAAACTTTGTTCACGTTACTTGCTACTAACTGATTTGTTGcctaaaattcattatttagttttaaggaTAAAGACGTACTTTTAAATTCCTCATGGTCCAATCCATTGCAATGTATGAACCTTTTGTttggtttaaaaatgtatttgatgaGTGTTTTCGTGTAATGAAAAATCAAGTTAGCTGTTATCCGTTATGATTATGTTGAATCAGTATCTTAAGTgcaatttgtaaattttcttaattttcagcaattattctttgtttaaagataagtttttacaaaaaattaatactacGACTAGCAAtgcattacattaaaattaactatcGAAACATTAATGTATGCTTTTTTGTGCTTGTATATGCTAAATCAGAAAATTCTAATATAATGTCTTCCAATATACGCACATAAAATGTCTTTTGTACTTCCATGGTCATGTACAGTGCCATACTtcgttactatatttttataataaaaatactgcttttaagtacaaagttttattttttaacagttaCATCTAAAATCAATCAACACATAATAACAATAGTATTTAAAACGGAATCTTTAGAAATCACTTAGTacacattttataaatcaaCCAGCACTTTTAGAAAATCTAAGCCATATAAAATAGTACCACGCAAGGCAACTAATTAACCTTTGgtgtatttaatacaatttaaaaataatagaaatggATTATAAAACAACCAGATACATTTAAAAGTGTTAATATTAAAGATAAGGCAAAACCTTTATAAGGTGCATCTATTCTATAAATCACAACAGTGGAATGTATTGGTGCCACTTACTCTAAATCACATAGAATTGTTCTATAAATACTAAAACGCTACAAATTAAAACACGGCAATAATCTAAAATAAGAGAAAACCTATGAAAATATCTTTGGGTTTTCTAAATGCGAGTACAAATTAGAAACATAATTGGAATAGTATCAGCGACATAATTTACTATAATGCAAATCGTGTAATACAAAAATCTAACAACTTTGTACTTGTCAAACTGGACATTTCGAATATTTTCGATTAGTTTACAAAACAACAGTATATTATTCGCCCATAATTATAATgagtttgtaattattttgtactatgGCTTcaacatttataatgtttaaaactaaacaataaagtTCTTAATTCTGGATCAACAGAATGAATCAGTCCTTGTCGTCGGTCAGTACTGACAGGTTCTCCTCGGAGATCTTGGCGAGGCAGCCGCAGGTGAGCGACGACTTGTTGCTCTGCGCGATCTCCGCGTCGATCTTCTGTTCCATTATCTCGAAGTCGTCTGCCTCGGCCTGGCACTTGACGCACTCGTCAGACGAGGAGTCCTGGTAGCACATTACGTTCTCTATATTGACCTCGACTTCGTCAGACTTGTCGCAGGTGGGTAAGGAGGGGCTGCTGTTGCTCTTGGCGCGGGACTCGATGTCGAGCTTGGGCACGTATATCTCTGACTTGGGCCTGACGCGCAGTGTGTCGGGCGGCTTGGGCTTGCGGGCGAGGGCCGCGGAACAGCGCTTGTCTTTGGGGAACACGCGTTGTATCCTCTCCTCGACGAGCGAGATGCTACGCTTGAAGACCACGGTGTCCTGAGCCCTGTCTGTGGATCCGTCGATAGCGTCGCGCGATTCGGTGTCAGAGTTATCGCAGCGGAAGTATATCGTGTCGCAGCCGTTCTCCTGCTTCACCTTGATGAGGCAGCACTCGTCTTCTTTCTCACATAATATCTCGTGTAGGGAGCCGTGCAGCGGTATCAGTTTCACTCGGCCACCGAAGTTGTCCTGCATC
This portion of the Trichoplusia ni isolate ovarian cell line Hi5 chromosome 19, tn1, whole genome shotgun sequence genome encodes:
- the LOC113503573 gene encoding aldehyde dehydrogenase, mitochondrial, whose translation is MLRQISKVVQQNARFATAAAAPQTNPEILYTGLFINNEWVKSSDGKTFKTENPANGQVIAEVQEAGKADVDKAVKAAKDAFKLGSPWRKMDASERGYLLNRLADLVERDRTYLASLETLDNGKPYSASYAGDVVAVIKNLRYYAGWADKSHGLVLPSDGKYFAYTRHEPVGVCGQIIPWNFPLLMAAWKLGPALATGCTVVMKPAEQTPLTALYLAQLVKEAGFPAGVVNMLPGYGEAGAALVDHPDVNKIAFTGSTEVGKLIQRNSAGSVKRITLELGGKSPNIIFADTDLEKAVEAAHFALFYNMGQCCCAGSRTFVEDKIYDKFVELAAERAKRRVVGDPFKPETEQGPQIDAEQYNRILGLIESGKRQGAKLVTGGSKAGDVGYYVQPTVFSDVKDDMDIATTEIFGPVQQIMKFSQIDEVIERANTSEYGLAAAVFTKDLDRTNYIVQRLRAGTVWVNDYNVFNPQIPFGGYKQSGIGRENGPYGINNYTEVKAVVTKLTDKTS